The Petrotoga sibirica DSM 13575 genome contains a region encoding:
- the coaE gene encoding dephospho-CoA kinase (Dephospho-CoA kinase (CoaE) performs the final step in coenzyme A biosynthesis.) gives MVIGITGPAGSGKSTVSKIIKTIYKNKASIIDVDRLGHEVLTYLFIKEKLKENFGDEIFDDNNNISRSKLGEIVFSNKEKLELLNQIVHPEILKKTEQIVRKISNKNDIIIVDAALLFKIGVDKLCDKIIYVDAPEELRIKRLSENRGIPLERSKNIVESQDYKDYKHYDFKIWNAGNFDQLYKEIEKIIQNL, from the coding sequence ATGGTAATAGGAATTACAGGCCCTGCAGGATCTGGAAAAAGCACTGTATCAAAGATAATAAAAACAATATACAAAAATAAGGCATCCATAATCGATGTGGATAGGTTAGGACACGAGGTCTTAACCTATCTTTTTATTAAAGAGAAATTAAAAGAAAACTTTGGAGACGAAATATTTGACGATAATAACAATATTTCAAGATCCAAACTTGGAGAAATAGTTTTTTCAAATAAAGAAAAGTTAGAATTATTGAATCAGATTGTCCACCCAGAAATTCTTAAAAAAACTGAACAAATAGTGAGAAAAATTTCAAATAAAAATGATATAATAATTGTAGATGCAGCTTTGCTTTTCAAAATAGGAGTGGACAAATTATGTGATAAAATTATCTACGTAGATGCCCCAGAAGAATTACGTATTAAAAGGCTGTCAGAAAATCGCGGTATCCCCTTGGAGAGATCAAAAAATATCGTTGAATCACAAGATTACAAAGACTATAAACATTATGATTTTAAAATATGGAACGCTGGTAATTTTGATCAATTGTACAAAGAAATAGAAAAAATTATCCAAAACTTATGA
- a CDS encoding ABC transporter substrate-binding protein translates to MKKVVTILFTILLVSFAFSQVEIEFWHAMGGQLGETLNSLVDTFNRENPDVHVSAIYVGNYSALNQKLLSTITAYSQGSTTDLPTLSQAYANWTAMYLFSGVVEPLNGYIENDSAFKDAWDNQIFPVLKDIVTWGDTVYGIPFNKSVYVYYYNPDLFDLFGVNPPKTMNELFEVSELLTMDLDMDGETDQYGLGARNFIDDFQIFLYAHNVTFLEYVGDGKYKIVLPEEETKEVLRYIKNLKDSGYALFQNAYLDPQFGSGEIAAYMATVAGLTYAEKSSRGKHGVAWAPLPSVDGVPRSPIAGTDLIMFNWVSQEQKDAAWRFLKFLMDPINVAYWSINTGYVPIRRDVEEVPQWKAHTARDDKPTIALKELETAIPDPKPAAWNNIRGDISTVFANFLNDMATVDETYDAIVNTLETGLKETGEYAE, encoded by the coding sequence GTGAAGAAAGTTGTTACCATTCTTTTTACAATTTTACTTGTTTCTTTTGCTTTTTCTCAAGTCGAAATTGAGTTTTGGCACGCGATGGGTGGGCAACTGGGAGAGACGTTGAACTCCTTAGTCGATACCTTTAATAGGGAAAACCCAGATGTTCACGTCTCAGCTATCTATGTAGGGAACTACAGCGCTTTAAACCAAAAGTTACTTTCTACAATCACCGCTTACTCCCAAGGAAGTACTACAGACCTTCCGACTTTATCCCAAGCTTACGCAAACTGGACGGCAATGTACCTTTTTTCTGGTGTAGTGGAACCACTTAACGGATATATTGAAAATGATTCCGCGTTTAAGGATGCTTGGGATAATCAGATATTCCCTGTTCTAAAGGATATAGTTACTTGGGGAGACACTGTATACGGAATCCCATTCAACAAATCTGTTTATGTTTATTATTATAACCCTGATCTCTTTGATCTATTTGGAGTTAACCCCCCCAAAACTATGAATGAGTTGTTTGAAGTAAGTGAACTTTTAACAATGGATTTGGATATGGATGGAGAAACAGATCAATATGGATTAGGTGCGAGAAACTTTATCGACGATTTTCAGATATTTTTATATGCACATAACGTAACATTCTTAGAATACGTTGGTGACGGTAAATACAAGATTGTTTTACCTGAAGAAGAAACAAAAGAAGTTTTAAGATACATAAAGAACCTGAAAGATTCTGGATACGCCCTGTTCCAAAACGCATATTTGGATCCCCAGTTCGGCTCAGGAGAAATCGCTGCTTACATGGCAACTGTTGCAGGCTTAACTTATGCCGAAAAATCTTCCAGAGGGAAACACGGGGTTGCTTGGGCTCCATTGCCTTCTGTAGATGGTGTCCCTCGCTCACCTATAGCTGGAACAGATTTGATAATGTTTAATTGGGTAAGCCAAGAGCAAAAAGACGCAGCATGGAGATTCCTTAAATTTTTGATGGACCCCATTAACGTTGCATATTGGTCAATAAATACCGGATATGTTCCAATAAGAAGAGATGTTGAAGAAGTTCCACAGTGGAAAGCTCATACGGCAAGAGATGATAAACCAACTATTGCACTTAAAGAATTAGAAACCGCTATCCCAGATCCAAAACCTGCAGCATGGAACAATATAAGAGGTGACATCAGCACAGTATTTGCTAACTTCCTAAATGATATGGCCACAGTAGACGAGACATACGATGCTATTGTGAATACTTTAGAAACAGGATTAAAGGAGACAGGTGAATACGCTGAATAA
- a CDS encoding ABC transporter ATP-binding protein, with translation MEVENKNSALIKAIELYKVYNDKRVKVEALKNITLTIKKGEFIGILGPSGSGKTTLLNCLSAIDNPTSGEIYFKGVPFQNLKEEERTSFRAKNMGFVFQFFNLIPVLTVLENVQMPLLILGEKNKTSKEKAYEVLKKVKLDNKVERFPYELSGGEQQRVAIARAIIHSPEVIWADEPTGNLDSENGEIIINLLEEIRKEKGTTLVVVTHDSNIAKRADRIIQIRDGIIQEV, from the coding sequence ATGGAAGTTGAGAATAAAAATAGTGCTTTGATAAAAGCGATCGAATTGTACAAAGTGTACAACGATAAAAGAGTAAAAGTAGAGGCTTTAAAGAACATTACCTTAACGATTAAAAAAGGTGAATTTATTGGTATATTAGGACCTTCAGGTTCAGGTAAAACGACCTTGCTTAATTGCCTTTCTGCAATAGATAATCCTACAAGCGGCGAGATATACTTTAAAGGGGTTCCATTCCAAAATTTGAAAGAAGAAGAACGGACTTCCTTCAGAGCCAAAAACATGGGCTTTGTGTTTCAATTTTTTAATCTAATTCCGGTTTTAACGGTTTTAGAAAATGTCCAAATGCCTTTGTTAATCTTAGGAGAAAAGAATAAAACCTCAAAAGAAAAGGCTTACGAAGTTTTAAAAAAAGTTAAGCTTGACAATAAAGTAGAAAGATTCCCTTATGAGCTATCAGGTGGAGAGCAACAAAGAGTTGCAATTGCAAGGGCTATAATACATTCGCCAGAGGTTATATGGGCTGACGAGCCAACTGGAAATCTTGACAGTGAAAATGGTGAAATAATAATAAACCTTTTGGAGGAAATAAGAAAAGAAAAGGGAACAACGCTTGTGGTAGTTACCCATGATTCGAATATTGCAAAAAGAGCTGATAGAATTATTCAAATTAGAGATGGAATTATACAAGAAGTTTAA
- a CDS encoding ABC transporter permease encodes MFFWKFALRNFLKRWQVSILLVLGTIIPSLLTVSSLSLNDSIVSYRKTQVEVNFGQADAFIVNNRTSFFLSFPLSQMILDDIKSNPQIKNILPVSESLGRIEHNGRFLEVLVVAVKEECLSNFVGQNIDLSPGKVVISKEIAKEFGLNEGETITIHMPGGSKNLEINYVGEKGFLNYRGEMAQYPGSVFVNVSDFKGNTVFPSKAYVDFVESENVDISNISLPSNLEINNIKEDFLNSPVNEILGYIVFAFSSFSILAGLILVIVFGNNFANEQEKTVGILRILGFKRYKILFLFFMEALLYFGISSIIGVLLGAKFGAVLLNQLGEIVSGLTFETLGSFTTVPYELSVRTIIFGFLIGIIIPLVIFMIKGLHISNNFPVESLKKDVEAYVPHGINGWFSILFIISGFLLISFANEFEIPGLILISLGLVFVFKNPLFNVGLSIFLMILSKTYFGLSSGVLTFNFIFQRSFLFGFIVVLFFTSIIPILRRFSKVFSSKKSVPFLLGFSYVERFPVRVLMLSLMFGIIIFGLIVISSIPANLVRFVDTSMKEGLFGYNFLVVSNPIKNLFFSDDIAVYEGIEKPTKVQVAMINSQIIAFVDNTFLESAIIPSESVTVWREELKSKNTVLYGKFSDEEKVPEYVRGKLSSITPLGGASNVSYDVVGFFNLKDITIPVKYVTNIISKPNSVKSIDILLGNVPKENIDEIKQKYMSTFDFPIFIEEELQNIYNGVDGIISLATGMLYLGLISGFSGLALYSVRSCIIRQRIIGTLRAIGSSSQDITKGLLIENFSIVSVGAFIGLVGGYLVAKDIVFAIFHLLGNVDFYFPLLNVVGIVGMVYLITFLTLMIPSFLITKITPADSLREIG; translated from the coding sequence GTGTTTTTTTGGAAATTTGCCCTTCGTAATTTTTTAAAGAGATGGCAAGTAAGTATTTTGTTAGTATTGGGGACTATCATTCCTTCTTTATTAACTGTTTCTTCTCTTTCCCTTAATGATTCGATAGTTTCCTATAGAAAAACTCAAGTGGAAGTTAATTTTGGTCAAGCAGATGCCTTTATTGTTAATAACAGGACATCATTTTTTCTCTCTTTTCCTTTGTCACAAATGATTTTAGACGATATAAAAAGCAATCCCCAAATAAAGAATATTCTACCGGTTTCAGAAAGTTTGGGAAGAATAGAGCATAATGGACGTTTTTTAGAAGTTCTGGTTGTTGCGGTTAAAGAAGAATGTCTTTCAAACTTTGTGGGTCAAAATATTGATTTAAGCCCCGGTAAAGTAGTTATATCTAAAGAGATAGCAAAAGAATTTGGACTTAACGAAGGAGAAACCATTACAATTCATATGCCTGGAGGTTCAAAGAATTTAGAGATTAACTATGTTGGTGAGAAGGGTTTTTTGAATTATCGAGGAGAGATGGCGCAATATCCAGGATCGGTTTTTGTTAATGTATCAGATTTCAAAGGCAATACAGTTTTTCCTTCAAAAGCTTATGTAGATTTTGTTGAATCTGAAAATGTAGATATTTCTAATATTTCCCTTCCTTCAAATTTGGAGATTAATAATATAAAAGAAGATTTTTTAAATTCCCCAGTAAATGAAATTCTGGGATATATTGTTTTTGCCTTTAGTTCTTTTTCAATATTGGCTGGTTTAATATTAGTTATAGTTTTCGGGAATAATTTTGCAAACGAGCAAGAAAAAACGGTAGGTATTTTAAGGATTTTAGGTTTTAAAAGGTATAAGATCTTATTTCTTTTCTTTATGGAAGCCCTGTTGTATTTTGGGATATCTTCTATAATAGGAGTCCTTTTGGGGGCGAAATTCGGAGCTGTCCTGTTAAATCAACTTGGTGAAATTGTATCAGGTCTAACTTTCGAAACTTTGGGAAGTTTCACAACCGTTCCTTATGAATTAAGTGTTAGAACAATAATATTTGGTTTTTTAATAGGTATTATTATACCCTTGGTTATTTTTATGATTAAAGGGTTACATATTTCCAACAATTTTCCCGTAGAATCCTTGAAAAAGGATGTGGAGGCATATGTTCCTCATGGTATTAACGGGTGGTTTTCCATTCTTTTTATTATATCAGGTTTTCTGCTGATTTCATTTGCAAATGAGTTTGAAATCCCAGGATTAATACTAATTTCCTTGGGTTTAGTATTTGTATTCAAAAATCCTCTATTTAATGTTGGGTTATCCATTTTTCTTATGATACTTAGTAAAACATATTTTGGTCTCTCTTCAGGAGTATTAACTTTTAATTTTATTTTTCAAAGATCTTTTTTATTCGGTTTCATCGTCGTTCTTTTTTTTACTTCTATAATTCCAATTTTAAGAAGGTTTTCTAAGGTGTTTTCCTCAAAGAAGAGTGTTCCTTTTCTTTTGGGATTTTCGTATGTAGAGAGATTCCCCGTGAGAGTTTTAATGCTTTCTTTGATGTTTGGTATAATTATTTTTGGTTTGATTGTTATTTCTTCCATACCAGCGAATTTGGTTAGGTTTGTTGACACTTCTATGAAAGAAGGATTATTTGGATACAATTTTCTGGTTGTATCAAATCCTATAAAAAACTTGTTTTTTTCTGATGATATAGCGGTTTATGAAGGAATAGAAAAGCCCACTAAGGTTCAAGTTGCCATGATCAACTCACAGATTATAGCTTTTGTAGACAATACTTTTCTTGAATCGGCGATAATTCCATCGGAATCAGTAACAGTTTGGAGAGAGGAACTAAAGAGTAAAAATACCGTTCTTTATGGAAAATTTAGTGATGAAGAAAAAGTCCCAGAGTACGTCAGGGGCAAACTTTCTTCTATTACGCCCTTAGGTGGAGCATCTAACGTTTCTTATGATGTTGTGGGTTTTTTTAACTTAAAAGATATTACAATTCCTGTAAAATATGTTACAAATATAATTTCTAAACCTAATAGTGTGAAAAGTATCGATATACTTTTAGGAAATGTGCCTAAAGAAAATATAGATGAAATTAAACAGAAATATATGTCAACTTTTGATTTCCCCATTTTTATAGAGGAGGAATTACAAAACATTTATAATGGAGTCGATGGTATAATTTCCCTTGCAACGGGGATGCTTTATCTTGGATTGATTAGTGGATTTTCAGGACTGGCGCTGTACTCTGTAAGGTCATGTATAATTCGCCAAAGAATAATCGGGACTCTAAGGGCTATTGGTTCAAGCTCACAAGATATAACTAAGGGGCTTCTCATTGAAAATTTCAGCATTGTTTCCGTAGGAGCTTTCATCGGTCTTGTTGGAGGTTACCTAGTCGCAAAGGATATCGTTTTCGCCATCTTTCATCTTTTAGGAAATGTTGATTTTTATTTTCCTTTGTTGAATGTAGTAGGAATAGTTGGAATGGTGTATTTAATCACTTTTCTAACCTTGATGATACCTTCGTTTTTAATAACTAAAATCACACCAGCAGATAGTTTGAGGGAGATAGGATAA